In the genome of Thermococcus sp. MV5, the window CCTAATGGGCCGCTAAGAGATCCTACCAAAAATACCATAGTACCATCTACATTCCTTAAAGGTATGGTGCCAATCTTGTTCTTGTTCTTCGTAATTGGTGGATATGTTTATGGAAAAAGCGTTGGTACAGTTAAACGGCCCACCGACATGGTAAATTATATGGCAGACGCTATGAGAACCATGGCCTCTTACTTGGTCATAATCTTGCCCATAGCAAACTTTACTTATACCTTCAAACACACAAACATGGCCTCAGTGCTTGCAATAAAGCTTGCCAATTTCCTCAAGTCCGCAGGATTCACCGGTATCGGTCTATTCATATCCATAATCCTAATAGCTACTTTCATCAATCTCTTTATTACAAGTGGATCAACCAAATGGGCGTTTTTAGCTCCGGTTCTCGTGCCAATGATGTACTACCTAGGATACAGCCCAGAGTGGGCCCAATTACTCTACAGACTTGGTGACTCAAGCACCAACTCATTTACCCCATTATCCCCTTACTTCCCAGTTATCATTGGATATGCAAGTATTTACAAGAAAGATGTGGGAATTGGTACAATAATTTCAAGAACGTTCTTGTACTCTATGCTCTTCCTAGTGACGTGGATAATATTAGCAATAATATGGTATCTTTTAGGATTCCCACTAGGGCCTGGAGCTCCAATTAAGTTGTGATCTTTTTCATTTTTATTTGTCTTTGAAATGATTCAAGAGGAGATGATATATATGGAGATAGAATCCCAAATTATAGATCTTGCAAAGCAATTAGAGCCGTATATCATTGAGAGAAGAAGAGATTTTCACATGTATCCGGAGACCAGATTTGAGGAAGTTAGAACTTCTAGTATTGTGGAAGAAGAACTCAAAAAGCTTGGGTATAACGTTCTTAGAACTGCCGAGACAGGCGTCATTGGGATTTTAGAGGGTGAAAAAGAAGGCAGAACTGTCGCATTGAGGGCTGATATGGATGCTTTGCCGATTCAGGAGGAGAATGATGTTCCTTACAAGTCCAGGATTCCAGGAAAAATGCATGCTTGCGGTCACGATGCACATACGGCAATGCTCCTCGGAACAGCAAGGATACTGGCTGAACTTAAAGAACAGCTTAAAGGGACTGTGAAATTAATATTCCAACCAGGAGAGGAAGGTGGTGCTGGAGCTAAAAGAATTATCGAAGAAGGACATATAGATGACGTTAACGCAATATTTGGTATCCATGTATGGGGCCACCTTCCTTCTGGAACTATTGCCACAAAAGAAGGTCCTATAATGGCCTCATCTGACGGCTTTATTATTCGAATAAGAGGAAAAGGTGGACATGCTGCATCACCCCATCTAACAAATGACCCTACAGCTCCAGCCACAGATATATACAATGCACTTCAAAAGATTGTCTCAAGAAGTGTTAATCCCTTATCCCCGATAGTCATCACAACTCCCATGATAGAAGCAAGTCATGGATATAACGTGATCCCCGATAGCGTAGAAATAAAAGGGACCTTGCGAACGTTTGATTCTGAACTTAGATCTAGGATAATAAAGAAAATAGAGAACATTGTAAAACATTACTCAACTGCTTGGGATTGCGAAGGAACCCTTGAACTATTTAGAATACCTTATCCTCCAACAATTAATACTCCAGAACTTGCTAAATTTGTTATAAAAACTGCGCGAGAATTAGGGCCTATCATTAAAGCAGAAATGACTATGGGAGCTGAGGATTTTGCATTTTACCTGCAAAAAGTTCCTGGTGCATTTATATTCTTGGGGATTAGAAATGAAGAAAAAGGAATAATCTATCCCCATCATCATCCAAGATTTGACGTTGATGAGAGTGTACTTTGGAAGGGGTCTGCTCTGTATTCCCTCTTAGCCTACAAGTATCTGGAAGGGGACGAATAGTAGCTCATACTTAAGAGTATTTCCTGTTCCTCCCATTTTATAAATTTCTAAGAGGGAAATGTCATGTTTCAAAAAAACAATCAAACTCTGCAAATTGGTTTGGTTGTCAATGGTC includes:
- the cpsA gene encoding carboxypeptidase CpsA gives rise to the protein MEIESQIIDLAKQLEPYIIERRRDFHMYPETRFEEVRTSSIVEEELKKLGYNVLRTAETGVIGILEGEKEGRTVALRADMDALPIQEENDVPYKSRIPGKMHACGHDAHTAMLLGTARILAELKEQLKGTVKLIFQPGEEGGAGAKRIIEEGHIDDVNAIFGIHVWGHLPSGTIATKEGPIMASSDGFIIRIRGKGGHAASPHLTNDPTAPATDIYNALQKIVSRSVNPLSPIVITTPMIEASHGYNVIPDSVEIKGTLRTFDSELRSRIIKKIENIVKHYSTAWDCEGTLELFRIPYPPTINTPELAKFVIKTARELGPIIKAEMTMGAEDFAFYLQKVPGAFIFLGIRNEEKGIIYPHHHPRFDVDESVLWKGSALYSLLAYKYLEGDE